One window of the Buchnera aphidicola (Meitanaphis elongallis) genome contains the following:
- the gndA gene encoding NADP-dependent phosphogluconate dehydrogenase: MKKNQVGVVGMAVMGRNLALNIARNEYSVSVFNRSSEVTNKFFADNVNKNIFPYFSIKEFVLSLKIPRCIFLMIRSGTAIDTIITSIKRYLDKGDIIIDGGNTFYKDTMRRNNELFKDGFNLIGAGISGGEEGALYGPAIMPGGQREVYDFIAPILNKISAQFEGNPCVSYIGTDGSGHYVKMVHNGIEYSDMQLIAESYFLMKNLLQMDNKELSDVFFEWNQGELNSYLMSITGDILIKKDENNNYILDYVLDEASNKGTGTWTTKSALDLNEPLSLITESVFFRYLSSLKSQRVLASKVLFGPKRCSNVSFNKFDLTEKIRQALYLGKVISYAQGFSQLNSASKKYNWNLQCSEIARIFQSGCIIRAKFLKYISQEYLTNKYVSNLLLTSYFKNIANEYQSSLRYVVSAAIKCGLPVPALSSAIAYFDCYRSSFLPANLIQAQRDYFGAHMYKRINDSGLFHTNWKKN; the protein is encoded by the coding sequence ATGAAAAAAAATCAAGTTGGTGTTGTAGGAATGGCAGTAATGGGTCGTAATTTAGCTTTAAATATAGCGCGTAATGAGTATTCTGTGTCAGTATTTAATCGATCATCTGAAGTTACTAATAAATTTTTTGCAGACAACGTTAACAAAAATATATTTCCTTATTTTTCGATTAAAGAGTTTGTTCTCTCTTTAAAAATTCCTAGATGTATTTTTTTAATGATTAGATCTGGAACAGCTATTGATACAATAATTACATCAATAAAAAGATATTTAGATAAAGGAGATATTATTATTGATGGAGGTAACACTTTTTATAAAGATACTATGCGCCGAAATAATGAGTTATTCAAGGATGGATTTAATTTGATAGGAGCGGGTATTTCAGGAGGAGAAGAAGGTGCATTGTATGGTCCTGCTATTATGCCTGGAGGTCAAAGAGAGGTTTATGATTTTATTGCTCCTATATTAAATAAAATTTCTGCTCAATTTGAAGGAAATCCATGTGTGAGTTATATTGGAACGGATGGTTCAGGACATTATGTAAAGATGGTTCATAATGGGATTGAATATAGTGATATGCAGCTAATAGCAGAATCTTATTTTTTAATGAAGAATTTATTACAAATGGATAATAAGGAATTGTCTGATGTATTTTTTGAATGGAATCAAGGTGAATTAAATAGTTATTTAATGTCTATTACTGGAGATATTTTGATTAAAAAGGATGAAAATAATAATTATATTTTAGATTATGTTTTAGATGAGGCTAGTAATAAAGGAACAGGAACATGGACTACTAAAAGTGCATTAGATCTTAATGAACCTTTGTCCTTAATAACTGAATCAGTGTTTTTTCGTTATTTATCTTCATTAAAGTCACAACGTGTGTTGGCATCAAAAGTGTTGTTTGGACCGAAGCGTTGTAGTAATGTGTCATTTAATAAATTTGATTTAACTGAAAAAATACGACAAGCGCTGTATTTAGGAAAAGTTATATCTTATGCTCAAGGATTTTCGCAATTAAATAGTGCTTCTAAGAAGTATAATTGGAATTTACAATGTTCGGAAATAGCCAGAATATTTCAATCTGGATGTATTATTCGTGCGAAATTTTTGAAGTATATTAGTCAAGAATATTTAACGAATAAATATGTTTCAAACTTATTGTTAACTTCTTATTTCAAAAACATTGCTAATGAGTATCAAAGTTCCTTGCGATATGTTGTATCTGCTGCTATTAAATGTGGGCTTCCTGTACCTGCATTATCTTCGGCAATCGCATATTTTGATTGTTATCGATCTTCTTTTCTTCCTGCAAATTTGATTCAGGCACAAAGAGATTATTTTGGAGCACATATGTATAAAAGAATTAATGATTCTGGTTTGTTTCATACTAATTGGAAAAAAAATTAA
- the dcd gene encoding dCTP deaminase encodes MRLSDRDIELWLRRKKLIVIPTPCKKLIHGVTIDICLGNEFYTFCDNQNKCIDLSKSKSEISLMLREIMHEKKFVSHGEKFFLNPGSLVLAVTFEKVILPNNLVGWIDGRSSLARLGLMIHATSHRIDPGWSGNIVLECFNSSNIVLSLCPGMLIAALSFETLSSPSLRPYNIRKNAKYFDQNGVILSKIYKD; translated from the coding sequence ATGAGATTGAGCGATAGAGATATTGAATTATGGTTGCGAAGAAAAAAATTGATTGTTATACCTACCCCATGTAAAAAGTTAATTCATGGAGTAACTATTGATATTTGTTTGGGTAATGAATTTTATACTTTTTGTGATAATCAAAATAAATGTATTGATTTAAGTAAATCGAAAAGCGAAATATCACTAATGTTACGAGAGATTATGCATGAAAAAAAATTTGTGTCTCATGGTGAAAAGTTTTTTTTAAATCCTGGGTCATTAGTGTTAGCAGTCACTTTTGAAAAAGTGATTCTACCAAATAATTTAGTAGGTTGGATAGATGGTCGTTCTTCTTTAGCACGACTTGGATTAATGATTCATGCTACTTCACATCGTATAGATCCAGGCTGGAGTGGTAACATTGTTTTAGAGTGTTTTAATTCTAGCAATATCGTATTATCATTATGTCCGGGAATGTTAATAGCTGCTTTAAGTTTTGAAACATTATCTAGTCCATCTTTAAGACCATATAATATTAGAAAAAATGCTAAATATTTTGATCAAAATGGAGTGATATTGAGTAAAATATATAAAGATTAA
- the metG gene encoding methionine--tRNA ligase, producing MNKKILVTCAFPYANGPIHIGHILEHIQADIWVRYNKMRGNKVWFICADDAHGTPIMLKSKQLGINPEQLIISMRNEHIRDLLRFNINYDNYYSTHSTENLFFLKKIYYRLKIKGLIKKKIISQFFDYRYNMFLPDRFVKGSCPICSAHNQYGDHCEQCGRAYSAVELINPRSVLSGVEPVLKDSLHLFFDLPYFSSMLRSWITSGVLEQSVVNKIMEWFKTGLKDWDISRDGPYFGFNIPGFSDKYFYVWLDAPIGYISTFQNLCNKTKNLIFDEFWKIGTNSELYHFIGKDIIYFHSLFWPAILEGSNFRKPTKIFVHGHVTINGCKLSKSRGSSISVDDWLKNLDSDSLRYYYATKISSNVKDIEINRDSFVNTFNSDIVNKVINLASRISYFLSDQFNCRLSKRIDDQSLYNLFVSSTQKIELLLEQSEFSAAIIVIMECADMANKYIDKKKPWTMVKDCYKRSNLHNVCTMGINCFRILMTWLKPIMPDLAKKVELFLNMKLVWNEIYIPLLNHEISVFKPLNKRIKKSQLNFLFI from the coding sequence ATGAACAAAAAAATTTTAGTTACTTGTGCTTTTCCATATGCTAATGGCCCAATTCATATTGGACATATTTTAGAACATATTCAAGCTGATATTTGGGTTAGATATAATAAAATGAGGGGTAATAAAGTATGGTTTATTTGTGCAGATGATGCTCATGGTACTCCGATTATGTTGAAATCTAAACAATTGGGGATTAATCCTGAGCAGTTAATAATTTCTATGCGAAATGAGCATATTAGAGATCTTTTAAGATTTAATATAAATTATGATAATTATTATTCTACACATAGTACGGAGAATCTATTTTTTTTAAAAAAAATATATTATCGTTTAAAAATTAAAGGGTTAATTAAAAAAAAAATTATATCTCAATTTTTTGATTATCGATACAACATGTTTTTACCAGATCGATTTGTAAAAGGTTCATGTCCTATTTGTTCAGCACATAATCAATATGGTGATCATTGTGAACAGTGTGGAAGGGCATATTCTGCTGTTGAATTAATTAATCCAAGGTCCGTTTTATCTGGAGTCGAGCCTGTATTAAAAGATTCATTACACTTATTTTTTGATTTGCCTTATTTTAGTTCTATGTTAAGATCTTGGATTACTTCTGGAGTATTAGAACAGTCTGTAGTTAACAAGATTATGGAATGGTTTAAAACAGGTTTGAAAGACTGGGATATTTCAAGAGATGGGCCTTATTTTGGATTTAATATACCTGGTTTTTCAGATAAATATTTTTATGTTTGGTTGGATGCTCCTATTGGATATATTAGTACTTTTCAAAACTTATGCAATAAAACAAAAAATTTAATTTTTGATGAATTTTGGAAGATAGGAACAAATAGTGAATTATATCATTTTATTGGAAAAGATATTATATATTTTCATAGTTTGTTTTGGCCAGCGATATTAGAAGGAAGTAATTTTAGAAAACCTACTAAAATTTTTGTTCATGGTCATGTAACTATTAATGGATGTAAACTTTCTAAATCTAGAGGATCTTCTATATCAGTAGATGATTGGCTCAAGAATTTAGATTCAGATAGCTTAAGGTACTATTACGCTACTAAAATTTCGTCTAATGTTAAAGATATTGAAATAAATAGAGATAGTTTTGTAAACACATTCAATTCTGATATTGTTAATAAGGTTATTAATTTAGCATCAAGAATTTCTTATTTTTTATCTGATCAATTTAATTGTCGTTTATCAAAAAGAATTGATGATCAATCTTTATATAACTTATTTGTTAGTAGTACTCAAAAGATAGAATTATTGTTAGAACAGAGTGAATTTAGTGCGGCTATTATTGTTATTATGGAATGTGCAGATATGGCTAATAAGTATATTGATAAAAAAAAACCATGGACAATGGTCAAAGATTGTTACAAACGTAGTAATCTTCATAATGTATGTACAATGGGAATAAATTGTTTTAGAATATTAATGACTTGGCTGAAACCTATTATGCCTGATTTAGCCAAAAAAGTTGAGTTGTTTTTAAATATGAAATTAGTTTGGAATGAAATTTATATCCCTCTTTTAAATCATGAAATTTCTGTTTTCAAACCATTAAATAAAAGAATTAAAAAGTCACAATTAAATTTTTTATTTATTTAA
- the tilS gene encoding tRNA lysidine(34) synthetase TilS, whose translation MIIKYIEKSPSSSFLLAYSGGLDSTFLLHQLLKIKKIKPELKFRAIHINHQINKNANIWSEHCKKVCKKYNISLVIKTALIDKKKIGIEAAARLIRYRILHNEALPKETILVAHNLNDQCETILLALKRGSGITGLSGMLCNSKLFNQNTLIRPLLNITRSEIQSWMEKNNINWIKDDSNYNITYERNFIRNKILPLFTARWPSFIKKCAHSAFILQQEKKILDPVLKKTLKKYLISNSILDIRNFKNIKPEIRNSLLRTWIKLNNRVIPSYKIIKNIYYEIILSKSDSKALIKINDYEIKRYRNNLYLTNILPCIKSLIIMWHRTSKSLQLPNNLGYIIQSEYGTQLPYPQDNELINIRFQASGKILIQGNTKRKPIKQIWKDHGIPPWNRNNIPLLFYNHKLISALGVFAIPENNCIKNKRKWKLSWIG comes from the coding sequence ATGATTATAAAATATATAGAAAAATCACCAAGTTCTTCTTTTTTACTAGCATATAGCGGAGGTTTAGATTCTACTTTTTTATTGCATCAATTATTAAAAATTAAAAAAATTAAACCTGAATTAAAATTTCGAGCTATTCATATAAATCATCAAATAAACAAAAACGCAAACATATGGAGTGAACACTGTAAAAAAGTGTGCAAAAAATACAATATTTCTTTAGTTATAAAAACAGCTCTAATAGATAAGAAAAAAATAGGGATAGAAGCAGCTGCTAGATTAATACGTTATAGAATATTACATAATGAAGCATTACCAAAAGAAACAATTTTAGTAGCACATAATTTAAATGATCAATGTGAAACTATTTTATTAGCTTTAAAGAGAGGTAGTGGAATTACAGGATTAAGTGGAATGTTATGTAATAGTAAATTATTCAACCAAAACACACTTATTAGACCATTATTAAACATTACTAGATCTGAAATACAATCTTGGATGGAAAAAAATAATATTAACTGGATTAAAGATGATAGTAATTACAATATAACTTATGAAAGAAATTTTATAAGAAATAAAATACTACCATTATTCACAGCAAGATGGCCAAGTTTTATAAAAAAATGCGCACACAGCGCGTTTATTTTACAACAAGAAAAAAAAATACTCGATCCTGTTTTAAAAAAAACACTTAAAAAATACCTTATATCTAATTCTATTTTAGACATTAGAAACTTTAAGAACATAAAACCAGAAATCCGAAATTCTTTACTCAGAACATGGATTAAACTTAACAATCGTGTTATACCTTCATATAAAATCATAAAAAATATATATTACGAAATAATCCTATCTAAATCCGATTCTAAAGCACTAATAAAAATTAATGACTATGAAATAAAACGATACAGAAATAATTTATATTTAACAAATATATTACCTTGTATAAAAAGTTTGATTATTATGTGGCACCGAACTTCAAAAAGCTTACAGCTACCTAATAATTTAGGATATATTATCCAAAGCGAATATGGAACTCAATTACCTTATCCTCAAGATAATGAATTAATAAACATTCGTTTTCAAGCTTCAGGAAAAATTTTAATTCAAGGAAACACAAAAAGAAAACCAATCAAACAAATATGGAAGGACCATGGAATTCCTCCTTGGAATAGAAATAACATTCCTTTGTTGTTTTATAACCATAAATTAATTAGCGCACTAGGCGTATTTGCTATTCCTGAAAATAATTGTATCAAAAATAAACGAAAATGGAAATTATCATGGATCGGATGA
- a CDS encoding MATE family efflux transporter, which produces MKEHLKEIKTLLKITIPIMLAQISQIGMGLINSFMVGSLNNTDIAAISIGISIWYPIILFGHGLLLSLVPIISYINGSGKKETILKQIVNAYWLATFVSIVIMIILWNVHYIINIISEVDPIVEKKSIAYIKTLLWSTPGYLYFQVIQNQCEGFLRPKPAMIVGLMGLILNVIINYMLLYKQLLLFNFSSTGCAFSTIIVYWFMFFSMKIITKNDFSIHNIPCRYTNNQYYPNLYIIWNLLKIGLPIALSLFFEVTLFTLITLLIASLNISQIIAHQIVLNISSFIFILPLSIGTAATIRIGFYLGKNDLNKISTVIISSQTIGFVLATIISILISLFYHKIISLYTTDNDVIKQTEKIMLVAATYQIFDFFQIIGNGILRSYKDTHTIFIITCISYWIIGFPIGYLLALTDTIVPKMGAFGFWIGIFVALITASLMTLRRILLLRTN; this is translated from the coding sequence ATGAAAGAACATCTAAAAGAAATAAAAACTCTATTAAAAATTACTATTCCTATTATGTTAGCTCAAATATCTCAAATTGGTATGGGACTAATCAATAGTTTTATGGTTGGATCTTTAAATAATACTGATATAGCTGCCATATCAATTGGAATATCAATTTGGTACCCCATTATTCTGTTTGGACATGGGTTGTTATTATCTTTAGTACCTATTATATCATATATAAATGGATCAGGAAAAAAAGAGACAATTTTAAAACAAATCGTAAATGCATATTGGTTAGCTACATTTGTTTCTATAGTTATAATGATTATCCTATGGAATGTTCATTACATAATTAACATCATAAGCGAAGTGGATCCAATAGTAGAAAAAAAAAGTATTGCCTATATCAAAACTTTGTTGTGGAGTACTCCTGGATATCTATATTTTCAAGTAATACAAAATCAATGTGAAGGATTTCTTAGACCTAAACCAGCCATGATAGTAGGACTCATGGGGCTTATTCTAAACGTAATAATAAACTATATGTTATTATATAAACAATTACTATTGTTTAATTTTAGCAGTACAGGGTGCGCTTTTTCAACTATCATTGTATATTGGTTTATGTTCTTTTCTATGAAAATAATCACTAAAAATGATTTCTCAATTCATAATATACCTTGTCGCTACACAAATAACCAATATTATCCTAATTTATACATTATCTGGAACTTATTGAAAATAGGATTACCTATTGCTCTATCATTGTTCTTTGAAGTTACATTATTCACATTAATTACATTACTAATAGCCTCTTTAAACATATCCCAAATTATAGCACATCAAATTGTTTTAAATATTAGTTCATTCATTTTTATTCTTCCTTTGTCAATAGGAACCGCAGCTACTATCCGCATTGGATTCTACTTAGGAAAAAACGATTTAAATAAAATTTCTACTGTTATCATATCATCACAAACTATAGGATTTGTTTTAGCCACTATAATATCTATACTTATCTCCTTGTTTTATCATAAAATAATCTCTTTGTATACCACAGATAATGACGTTATAAAACAAACAGAAAAAATAATGTTAGTTGCTGCCACATACCAAATTTTCGACTTCTTTCAAATTATAGGAAACGGAATTTTAAGAAGTTACAAAGACACTCACACAATTTTTATTATTACGTGTATATCTTATTGGATCATTGGTTTTCCCATTGGTTACTTACTTGCACTAACCGATACAATAGTTCCAAAAATGGGGGCATTTGGATTTTGGATTGGAATTTTCGTTGCACTAATAACAGCATCTCTAATGACTTTGCGTAGAATATTATTGTTGCGTACTAATTAA
- a CDS encoding riboflavin synthase subunit alpha: MFTGIVRDVAKIVWIKKYESFFQWIIELYNIDTKTLLPGSSISCNGCCLTVKSVVDSSVSVDIIQETLRCTNLGYLNRGHYINIERSVTFGEEIGGHLVSGHILMTAKICKIKICNHNFQLWIELDDLYCMKYIFCKGFICIDGVSLTVGIVKKNVFCVFLVPETISNTTMKDKIVGDLVNVEIDYFTKITVDSVERLLGI; encoded by the coding sequence ATGTTTACCGGAATTGTTCGAGATGTTGCAAAAATAGTATGGATAAAAAAATATGAAAGTTTTTTTCAGTGGATTATAGAGTTGTATAATATTGACACGAAAACCTTGTTACCTGGATCATCTATATCGTGTAATGGATGCTGTTTAACTGTTAAGTCTGTTGTAGATAGTAGTGTTAGTGTGGACATTATTCAAGAAACTTTACGGTGTACAAATTTAGGATATCTTAATAGAGGACATTACATTAATATTGAAAGGTCTGTAACATTTGGAGAAGAAATTGGAGGGCATTTAGTTTCTGGACATATTTTAATGACTGCAAAAATATGTAAAATTAAAATATGTAATCATAATTTTCAATTATGGATTGAGTTAGATGATCTTTATTGTATGAAGTATATTTTTTGTAAAGGATTTATATGCATTGATGGTGTTAGTTTGACGGTTGGTATTGTTAAGAAAAACGTATTTTGCGTATTTTTAGTTCCAGAAACGATATCTAATACTACTATGAAAGATAAAATTGTAGGTGACTTGGTTAATGTAGAAATAGATTATTTTACTAAGATTACTGTAGATAGTGTAGAACGATTATTAGGAATTTAA
- the nth gene encoding endonuclease III has product MSEDRLNKILSIFSKDNPKPKIELKFSSNFELLISVILSARSTDRMVNEVTKSLYSVANTPSSILLLGVKNLKKYIKKLGLFNKKSSNIIKTCTILLHKYKGEIPNNMLDLQSLPGVGRKTANIVLNCIFKEKTIAVDTHVFRLCNRIGLIKENTVFNTEKKLLKIVPEQFKLNFHNWFVLHGRYICMSRFPKCFICSINHLCGFKYKRM; this is encoded by the coding sequence TTGAGTGAAGATAGATTAAATAAAATTTTATCAATTTTTTCTAAAGATAATCCTAAACCAAAAATAGAATTAAAATTTTCTTCAAATTTTGAATTGTTGATATCAGTAATATTATCAGCACGATCTACTGATCGTATGGTAAATGAAGTTACTAAAAGTTTGTATAGCGTTGCTAATACACCATCTTCTATTTTATTACTTGGTGTTAAGAATTTAAAAAAATATATAAAAAAATTAGGTTTGTTTAATAAAAAGTCTTCTAATATTATTAAAACTTGTACTATTTTATTACATAAGTATAAAGGAGAAATACCTAACAACATGTTGGATTTACAATCTCTACCTGGAGTAGGAAGAAAAACTGCTAATATAGTTTTAAACTGTATTTTTAAAGAAAAAACTATTGCAGTAGATACTCATGTATTTAGACTATGTAATAGAATAGGACTTATAAAAGAAAATACAGTTTTCAATACAGAAAAAAAATTACTTAAAATAGTTCCTGAACAGTTTAAATTGAATTTTCATAATTGGTTTGTTTTACATGGTCGTTATATATGTATGTCTAGATTTCCTAAGTGTTTTATATGCTCAATTAATCATTTATGCGGATTTAAATACAAGCGTATGTAA
- the tyrS gene encoding tyrosine--tRNA ligase: protein MFKINLIHEFRRRSLIKQSTNEKKLIHAIENNSITLYCGFDITADSLHIGHILPLLCLKRFQNAGHKPIVLVGGATSLIGDPSFKIFERKLNSIELIDSWKQNITNQISRFLDFGPDFNSAVIVNNYEWFEGLSLLKFLRLVGKHFSVNKMIARDAVKKRISRIDTGISFTEFSYNLLQAYDFSILHDRYNVTLQIGGSDQWGNIISGIDLIRKLYRSETFGLTLPLLTQKNGTKFGKTENNTIWLDSYKTSPYKFYQYWINISDCDVYKFLKFFTLLEMSEIDLIKSHASIEELNKAKLFLAGYLTKMIHGKSGEESAKRISSCLFYRNFLDMQESDFLQLEQDSMPSIKVSGIRDLQQILVDSCLACSRTQAKNMIMSNAIAINNVKQNNATYVFSSNDMLFKKYTLLSRGKKNFCLICWIK, encoded by the coding sequence ATGTTTAAAATTAATTTAATTCATGAATTTAGACGTAGAAGTTTAATAAAACAAAGTACTAATGAAAAAAAATTAATTCATGCTATTGAAAACAATAGTATTACTTTGTATTGTGGTTTTGATATTACAGCAGATAGCTTGCATATAGGTCATATTTTGCCGTTATTATGTTTGAAAAGATTTCAAAATGCTGGTCATAAACCTATTGTTTTAGTAGGAGGTGCAACTAGTTTAATTGGTGATCCAAGTTTTAAAATTTTTGAAAGGAAATTGAATTCAATAGAATTAATTGATTCTTGGAAACAAAATATTACTAATCAAATTTCTCGTTTTTTAGATTTTGGTCCTGATTTTAATAGTGCAGTAATTGTAAACAATTATGAATGGTTTGAAGGTTTGTCTCTATTAAAATTCTTACGTTTGGTAGGAAAGCATTTTTCTGTTAATAAAATGATTGCTCGAGATGCAGTTAAAAAAAGAATTAGTCGTATAGATACAGGTATTTCATTTACAGAATTTTCTTATAATTTATTGCAAGCTTATGATTTTTCTATTTTGCATGATAGATATAATGTAACGTTGCAAATTGGAGGATCGGATCAATGGGGAAATATTATATCAGGAATTGATTTAATTCGCAAATTATATCGAAGTGAAACGTTTGGTTTAACGCTTCCCCTATTAACTCAGAAAAATGGAACTAAGTTTGGAAAAACAGAAAATAATACAATATGGTTAGATTCATATAAAACTAGTCCTTATAAATTTTATCAATACTGGATTAATATATCTGATTGTGATGTATATAAATTTTTGAAGTTTTTCACTTTATTAGAGATGTCAGAAATAGATTTAATAAAGTCTCATGCTTCTATTGAAGAATTAAATAAAGCTAAGTTGTTCTTAGCAGGATATCTTACTAAGATGATACATGGGAAAAGCGGAGAAGAATCAGCTAAACGCATTTCATCGTGTTTATTTTATAGGAATTTTCTAGATATGCAAGAATCTGATTTTCTTCAGTTGGAACAAGACAGCATGCCTTCAATTAAAGTATCTGGAATTCGAGATTTGCAACAAATATTAGTAGATTCTTGTTTAGCTTGTTCTCGTACTCAAGCTAAAAATATGATTATGTCTAATGCTATTGCTATTAATAATGTTAAGCAAAACAATGCGACATATGTTTTTTCAAGCAATGATATGTTGTTTAAAAAATATACTTTGTTATCTAGAGGTAAAAAAAATTTTTGCTTAATATGTTGGATAAAATGA
- a CDS encoding iron-sulfur cluster assembly accessory protein, translated as MSKNDYFTLSSEQKYNQTKKGIKISHKAEQQIYKLIKQEKKIGIRLGIKKSGCAGMKYYMELIENIHHKDISFTSKNILILIHSEHLSILDGIKIDFIKEGINHVFKFNNNKIKNFCGCGESFEI; from the coding sequence ATGAGCAAAAATGATTATTTTACACTATCTTCTGAACAAAAATATAACCAAACTAAGAAAGGAATTAAAATAAGTCATAAGGCAGAACAACAAATATATAAACTGATAAAACAAGAAAAAAAGATAGGAATTAGATTAGGAATAAAAAAATCAGGATGTGCTGGGATGAAATATTATATGGAACTAATAGAAAACATACATCATAAAGACATCAGCTTCACTTCTAAAAATATATTAATACTAATACATTCAGAACACTTATCTATATTAGATGGAATAAAAATAGATTTTATAAAAGAAGGCATAAACCACGTATTTAAATTTAATAACAATAAAATAAAAAACTTTTGTGGTTGCGGTGAAAGTTTTGAAATATAA
- the ydiK gene encoding AI-2E family transporter YdiK, which yields MQNKRESMDFLQAIFSLIFIIFMIFSSLWIMRPFFLGFAWASMVVIATWPIFLKLQFLFCGSRACAVITMIIILLLIFIIPIVFLVNGLIDNSASVISWLNSDNVKFPDLYWLRDVPIVGIKLFASYRRLLEEGGFELITKIQPYMGKTTEFFMIQVGHFGRFIIHLVLMLIFSSLLYWNGEKMRNIIRHFAVRLGSRSGDSVVSLAGQAVRAVALGVVVTALVQGILGGIGLVVSGIPYASLLMMLIIIFCLIQLGPLPVLIPATMWLYWSSNTTWGTVLLIWSCIVCVLDHILRPILIRIGADFPTVLILLGVIGGLIAFGMIGLFIGPIVLVISYRLILSWMEEIPAPGTFSKDSIKRFLLKDKIKKKY from the coding sequence ATGCAAAATAAACGAGAAAGTATGGATTTTCTGCAAGCTATTTTTTCTCTAATATTTATTATTTTTATGATATTTTCTAGTTTATGGATTATGCGTCCATTTTTTTTAGGATTTGCTTGGGCTAGCATGGTAGTAATAGCTACTTGGCCTATATTTTTAAAATTGCAGTTTTTGTTTTGTGGAAGTCGAGCATGTGCTGTGATAACAATGATTATTATTTTACTATTAATTTTTATCATTCCTATTGTTTTTTTAGTAAATGGTCTGATCGATAATAGTGCATCAGTAATTAGTTGGTTAAATTCGGACAATGTAAAATTTCCTGATCTTTATTGGTTGCGAGATGTTCCTATTGTTGGGATTAAGTTGTTTGCTAGTTATAGAAGGTTATTGGAAGAAGGTGGTTTTGAATTAATTACTAAAATTCAACCATATATGGGAAAAACAACTGAATTTTTTATGATTCAAGTAGGTCATTTTGGACGTTTTATTATTCATTTAGTTTTAATGCTAATTTTTAGTTCTTTATTATACTGGAACGGTGAAAAAATGAGAAATATTATCAGACATTTTGCTGTTCGTTTAGGTTCACGTTCTGGAGACTCAGTAGTGTCGTTGGCTGGACAAGCAGTTAGAGCAGTAGCTTTAGGAGTAGTTGTAACTGCATTAGTTCAAGGCATTTTAGGGGGAATAGGATTGGTTGTTTCTGGGATTCCGTATGCTTCGTTATTAATGATGCTAATAATCATTTTTTGCTTAATCCAATTAGGTCCTTTGCCTGTATTAATTCCTGCAACTATGTGGTTATATTGGAGTAGTAATACTACTTGGGGTACAGTATTGTTAATTTGGAGTTGTATAGTATGTGTATTGGATCATATACTACGTCCTATTCTCATACGTATTGGAGCGGATTTTCCGACTGTATTAATTTTGTTGGGAGTTATAGGAGGTTTAATTGCATTTGGTATGATTGGTTTATTTATTGGTCCAATAGTATTGGTAATATCGTATCGTCTTATTTTATCGTGGATGGAAGAAATACCAGCTCCAGGCACTTTTTCGAAAGACTCAATAAAACGTTTTTTATTAAAAGATAAGATTAAAAAAAAATATTAG